A region of Nocardioides sp. JS614 DNA encodes the following proteins:
- a CDS encoding GMC oxidoreductase produces MRFDYDVLVVGSGFGGSVTALRLTEKGYRVGVIEAGARFEDQDLPETSFEVSKYLFRPEIGCYGIQRIDALKDCLIVSGAGVGGGSLVYANTLYEPLPAFYADAQWSHITDWRAELAPYYDQAKRMLGVVENPLRTPSDEIMEKVATEMGVADTFHPTPVGVFFGGPGAGMGQAVDDPFFGGAGPDRRTCIACGSCMTGCRHNAKNTLVKNYLYLAERNGAKVMPLTTVTRVRPREGGGYDVHVRYTKAKIDRRSVRRVLSAEQVVFAASALGTQRLLHKMKDEGHLPRLSDRLGELARTNSESIGGVVAPDLSVDYSQGIAITSSFHPDANTHIEPVRYGPGSNLMSLLQSVLTDGDGDEPRWRTWLREVWRQRKQVPNLYDMKHWSERTIIALVMQSVDNSITTYTKRIPGTRKRYLTSKQGHGEPNPTWIPAGNEAIRAMARITGGFPGSAVGDAFNMPLTAHFLGGCPIGDSRETGVVDPYQRVYGYPGLHIADGSAISANLGVNPSLTITAQAERAMSFWPNKGEADPRPDLGAAYQRIQPVRPAAPVVPDDAPGALRLPIVGVS; encoded by the coding sequence ATGAGGTTCGACTACGACGTGCTGGTGGTGGGGTCCGGCTTCGGCGGGTCCGTGACGGCGCTGCGCCTGACCGAGAAGGGCTACCGGGTCGGCGTGATCGAGGCGGGCGCCCGGTTCGAGGACCAGGACCTGCCCGAGACCTCCTTCGAGGTCTCGAAGTACCTCTTCCGGCCCGAGATCGGCTGCTACGGCATCCAGCGCATCGACGCGCTCAAGGACTGCCTGATCGTCTCCGGGGCGGGCGTGGGCGGGGGGTCGCTGGTCTACGCGAACACCCTCTACGAGCCGCTGCCGGCGTTCTACGCCGACGCCCAGTGGAGCCACATCACCGACTGGCGCGCCGAGCTGGCGCCGTACTACGACCAGGCCAAGCGGATGCTGGGCGTCGTCGAGAACCCGCTCCGCACGCCCTCCGACGAGATCATGGAGAAGGTGGCGACCGAGATGGGCGTCGCCGACACCTTCCACCCCACGCCGGTCGGGGTGTTCTTCGGCGGTCCCGGGGCGGGCATGGGCCAGGCCGTGGACGATCCGTTCTTCGGCGGCGCCGGGCCGGACCGGCGTACCTGCATCGCCTGCGGCTCGTGCATGACCGGCTGCCGGCACAACGCCAAGAACACCCTGGTCAAGAACTACCTCTACCTCGCCGAGCGCAACGGCGCGAAGGTGATGCCGCTGACCACGGTGACCCGGGTCCGCCCGCGCGAGGGCGGCGGGTACGACGTGCACGTCCGCTACACGAAGGCGAAGATCGACCGGCGCTCGGTGCGGCGGGTGCTGAGCGCCGAGCAGGTCGTGTTCGCCGCGTCCGCGCTCGGCACCCAGCGGCTGCTGCACAAGATGAAGGACGAGGGGCACCTGCCCCGCCTCTCCGACCGCCTCGGTGAGCTGGCCCGGACCAACTCCGAGTCGATCGGCGGCGTGGTCGCGCCGGACCTGTCGGTCGACTACAGCCAGGGCATCGCGATCACCAGCAGCTTCCACCCGGACGCGAACACCCACATCGAGCCGGTCCGCTACGGACCGGGCAGCAACCTGATGTCGTTGCTCCAGTCGGTGCTCACCGACGGTGACGGCGACGAGCCGCGCTGGCGGACCTGGCTGCGCGAGGTGTGGCGCCAGCGCAAGCAGGTGCCGAACCTCTACGACATGAAGCACTGGTCCGAGCGCACGATCATCGCGTTGGTGATGCAGAGCGTGGACAACTCGATCACCACCTACACCAAGCGGATCCCCGGCACCCGCAAGCGCTACCTGACCTCCAAGCAGGGCCACGGCGAGCCGAACCCGACCTGGATCCCGGCCGGCAACGAGGCGATCCGGGCGATGGCCCGGATCACCGGCGGCTTCCCCGGCAGTGCGGTCGGCGACGCCTTCAACATGCCGCTGACCGCCCACTTCCTGGGCGGCTGCCCGATCGGCGACTCCCGGGAGACCGGGGTGGTGGACCCCTACCAGCGGGTCTACGGGTACCCCGGGCTGCACATCGCCGACGGCTCGGCGATCTCGGCGAACCTCGGCGTGAACCCGTCGCTGACGATCACCGCGCAGGCGGAGCGCGCCATGTCGTTCTGGCCCAACAAGGGCGAGGCCGACCCGCGGCCCGACCTGGGCGCGGCGTACCAGCGGATCCAGCCGGTCCGCCCCGCCGCCCCGGTGGTCCCCGACGACGCGCCCGGGGCGCTGCGGCTGCCGATCGTCGGCGTCAGCTGA
- a CDS encoding succinic semialdehyde dehydrogenase, giving the protein MSAQSPTPAGGPVVEGPFDPEHDPTAAYALEPEYADALTRRLVATAGRSVQVRSPLNDAPLGHVPQSTVEDVATAFERARRAQVAWARTPLAERSAILLRLHDLVLDHQDEIIDLIVWESGKARKHAFDEPLHVALTARYYARTAKRHLGTERKIGVVPGLTRVEVNHNPVGVVGIISPWNYPFNLALIDGIAALMAGNAVVAKPDSQTMLSALLGARLLDQAGLPRDLWQVVAGPGAEIGGAIVERADYVCFTGSTATGRSIAKGCADRLIGCSLELGGKNPLLVLRDADLEKAAEGAVRASFSNAGQLCVSMERIFVADQLYDRFVDRFVARTEALTLGATLDWGNDMGPLISQAQLDTVTAHVDDAVAKGARVLAGGKARPDLGPYFFEPTILEGVSPDMTCFGKETFGPVVSLYRFHDEVDAVARANDGEYGLNASVYSRDGARARLIARHLRCGTVNVNEAFAATFASIDAPMGGMRESGAGRRQGAMGVRRFTETQAVATQRLIRFAPQYGMSDQMYAKVMNANLRLMKKVGRA; this is encoded by the coding sequence ATGAGCGCCCAGAGCCCGACTCCCGCCGGCGGCCCGGTCGTCGAAGGCCCGTTCGACCCCGAGCACGACCCGACGGCGGCCTACGCCCTCGAGCCGGAGTACGCCGACGCGCTCACCCGGCGCCTGGTCGCCACCGCCGGCCGCTCGGTCCAGGTCCGGTCCCCGCTCAACGACGCCCCGCTCGGGCACGTCCCGCAGTCCACCGTCGAGGACGTCGCGACGGCATTCGAGCGGGCCCGAAGGGCGCAGGTCGCCTGGGCCCGCACCCCGCTCGCGGAGCGCTCGGCGATCCTGCTGCGGCTGCACGACCTGGTGCTCGACCACCAGGACGAGATCATCGACCTGATCGTCTGGGAGAGCGGCAAGGCCCGCAAGCACGCCTTCGACGAGCCGCTGCACGTCGCGCTGACCGCCCGCTACTACGCGCGCACCGCCAAGCGGCACCTCGGCACCGAGCGCAAGATCGGGGTCGTGCCCGGCCTGACCCGGGTCGAGGTCAACCACAACCCGGTCGGCGTCGTCGGGATCATCTCGCCCTGGAACTACCCCTTCAACCTGGCGCTGATCGACGGCATCGCCGCGCTGATGGCCGGCAACGCGGTCGTCGCCAAGCCGGACTCGCAGACGATGCTCTCCGCGCTGCTCGGTGCCCGGCTGCTCGATCAGGCCGGCCTGCCGCGCGACCTGTGGCAGGTCGTCGCCGGCCCGGGCGCGGAGATCGGCGGCGCGATCGTCGAGCGGGCCGACTACGTCTGCTTCACCGGCTCGACCGCCACCGGCCGGTCGATCGCGAAGGGCTGCGCGGACCGGCTGATCGGCTGCTCGCTCGAGCTCGGCGGCAAGAACCCGCTCCTCGTGCTCCGCGACGCCGACCTCGAGAAGGCCGCGGAGGGCGCCGTACGCGCCTCGTTCTCCAACGCCGGCCAGTTGTGCGTCTCGATGGAGCGGATCTTCGTCGCCGACCAGCTCTACGACCGGTTCGTGGACCGGTTCGTGGCCCGCACCGAGGCGCTGACCCTCGGCGCGACCCTGGACTGGGGCAACGACATGGGCCCGCTGATCTCCCAGGCCCAGCTCGACACGGTCACCGCCCACGTCGACGACGCGGTCGCCAAGGGCGCCCGGGTGCTCGCCGGCGGCAAGGCCCGCCCCGACCTCGGCCCGTACTTCTTCGAGCCGACCATCCTCGAGGGGGTCAGCCCCGACATGACCTGCTTCGGCAAGGAGACCTTCGGGCCGGTCGTGTCGCTCTACCGGTTCCACGACGAGGTCGACGCCGTCGCCCGGGCCAACGACGGCGAGTACGGCCTGAACGCCTCGGTCTACAGCCGCGACGGCGCCCGGGCGCGGCTGATCGCCCGGCACCTGCGCTGCGGGACCGTCAACGTCAACGAGGCCTTCGCCGCGACCTTCGCGAGCATCGACGCCCCGATGGGCGGCATGCGCGAGTCCGGCGCCGGCCGCCGCCAGGGCGCGATGGGCGTCCGGCGGTTCACCGAGACCCAGGCCGTCGCGACCCAGCGGCTGATCCGGTTCGCCCCGCAGTACGGCATGTCCGACCAGATGTACGCCAAGGTCATGAACGCCAACCTGCGCCTGATGAAGAAGGTGGGACGCGCATGA